Proteins encoded together in one Chitinophaga varians window:
- a CDS encoding SusD/RagB family nutrient-binding outer membrane lipoprotein: protein MKRINIFSGKYRLPAIAAGLLLAMSACTKNFELYNTDNTGIPNGMLEADFYNLSYLKTATMAIYNFSGGGDPNSFQLQQNLNADCFSGYMASATPFNGGRNNLSYFMMTGWNGETFKAGYLSVMGQLAKLRQSNIPKDFPAVWAVAQIVQVTAMSRVTDVYGPIPYSKAGTSKTSIEYDSQQDVYARFFKELDTANTTLRDFIASGKTLPFKFGDFDLVYNANFTKWLQFSNSLRLRLAMHVIKADPALAKAEAEKALDPAKGGVITSNDGNMTVRIPGAGYTNPLIFIAKNWNDIQINASLQCYLTGYKDPRLSKYMSKSTDAAIPTQYIGIRLGSVTSANAKSDYVGYSAINYTGDDAFTLNTPVQLMTAAEVYFLRAEAALNNFANAGGTVQTLYEQGINTSLDQWHAADANYINNSVNTPDKYIDPKNALNNIDTPTHITVKWVETATPAEKQERISTQKWLAMFPEGQEAWTEFRRTGYPKLFPVANNNSGGTISSTLQVRRLPFPQNEYNTNNAAVTKAIGLLSKPEDNGGTPLWWDKR, encoded by the coding sequence ATGAAACGTATCAATATATTTTCCGGCAAATACCGCCTCCCGGCCATCGCAGCAGGACTGCTGCTGGCGATGAGCGCCTGCACCAAAAACTTTGAACTGTACAATACGGACAACACCGGCATTCCTAACGGTATGCTGGAAGCAGACTTCTATAACCTCAGTTACCTGAAGACTGCCACCATGGCTATCTACAACTTCTCCGGCGGTGGCGATCCCAACTCTTTCCAGTTACAACAAAACCTGAACGCCGACTGCTTCTCCGGCTACATGGCCTCTGCCACGCCTTTCAATGGCGGCAGGAACAACCTGAGTTATTTTATGATGACCGGCTGGAACGGTGAAACCTTTAAAGCCGGATACCTGAGCGTGATGGGGCAACTGGCCAAACTGCGCCAGTCTAATATCCCGAAAGATTTCCCGGCTGTATGGGCCGTGGCACAGATCGTGCAGGTGACCGCCATGAGCCGCGTAACTGACGTGTATGGCCCTATTCCCTACAGCAAGGCCGGCACCAGTAAAACCAGCATTGAGTATGACAGCCAGCAGGACGTATACGCCCGCTTCTTCAAAGAGCTGGACACTGCCAATACCACGCTCCGCGATTTTATTGCCAGCGGTAAAACGCTGCCCTTTAAATTCGGTGACTTTGACCTGGTATACAATGCCAACTTTACCAAATGGCTGCAGTTCAGCAATTCGCTTCGCTTACGTTTAGCCATGCATGTTATCAAGGCTGACCCGGCGCTCGCCAAAGCTGAAGCAGAGAAAGCCCTGGACCCTGCCAAAGGCGGCGTTATCACCAGCAACGACGGTAACATGACAGTAAGGATTCCCGGTGCCGGCTATACGAACCCGCTGATATTTATTGCCAAGAACTGGAACGATATCCAGATCAACGCGTCTTTACAATGTTACCTGACTGGCTACAAAGACCCGCGCCTCAGCAAGTACATGTCGAAGTCTACCGACGCCGCTATCCCTACACAATACATCGGTATCCGCCTGGGCAGCGTCACCAGCGCTAACGCCAAGAGTGATTATGTGGGCTACTCAGCCATCAACTATACGGGCGACGATGCGTTTACCCTCAATACCCCGGTACAGCTGATGACCGCTGCGGAAGTGTATTTCCTCCGGGCAGAGGCAGCGCTGAACAATTTCGCCAATGCCGGCGGTACCGTGCAAACGCTGTATGAACAGGGCATCAACACCTCCCTCGATCAGTGGCATGCAGCCGATGCCAATTACATCAACAACAGCGTGAACACACCGGACAAATACATAGACCCGAAAAATGCGCTGAACAACATCGACACGCCTACGCACATTACCGTGAAGTGGGTGGAAACCGCTACCCCGGCAGAAAAGCAGGAACGTATCAGCACCCAGAAATGGCTGGCCATGTTCCCTGAAGGCCAGGAAGCGTGGACAGAGTTCCGCCGTACAGGGTATCCCAAACTGTTCCCGGTAGCCAACAACAACAGCGGTGGCACCATCAGCTCCACCCTGCAGGTGAGAAGACTCCCCTTCCCGCAGAATGAATATAACACCAACAATGCAGCTGTCACCAAAGCCATCGGTTTACTCAGCAAGCCGGAAGATAACGGCGGCACCCCGCTCTGGTGGGACAAACGATGA
- a CDS encoding endo-beta-N-acetylglucosaminidase H produces MKKQFRVWSSMLMLTSCSTLLFMASCKKDGAVPDNQQTKTGPTVETVTKAGGKSVCYVEVNSNSLLNTGKYTLTTGGQQLFDIAIIFAANINYNTTTGKAVLYNNPNVTNVLVNKATQIVPLQNKGMKVLLSILGNHQGAGFCNFTSRAAAKAFAQQLADTANYYGLDGIDFDDEYADYGNNGLPQPNDSSFVMLLDELRKLMPTKIISFYYYGPAASRLSWGGKKAGDFVNYSWNAIYGSYSVPNVAGLPKSNLGPAAVDIQATSQSTANSLATQTKNNGYGVYLWYNLTSTDKHVYFSGVSNILYGSSVTYTP; encoded by the coding sequence ATGAAAAAACAATTCCGCGTATGGTCATCCATGCTGATGCTGACCTCCTGTTCAACCCTTCTGTTCATGGCATCCTGTAAAAAAGACGGGGCCGTACCCGACAATCAGCAAACCAAAACTGGACCCACGGTGGAAACCGTCACTAAAGCAGGTGGTAAATCTGTCTGCTATGTAGAAGTCAACAGCAACAGCCTGCTCAATACCGGTAAGTATACCCTTACCACCGGCGGACAGCAACTGTTTGACATTGCCATCATTTTTGCAGCGAACATCAATTACAACACCACCACCGGCAAGGCCGTACTGTACAACAACCCGAACGTGACCAATGTACTGGTCAACAAAGCCACACAGATCGTTCCGCTGCAAAACAAAGGCATGAAAGTATTATTATCTATCCTTGGAAACCATCAGGGCGCCGGCTTCTGTAACTTCACCAGCCGTGCAGCTGCCAAAGCATTCGCCCAGCAGTTGGCCGATACCGCCAACTACTACGGCCTGGATGGTATTGATTTCGACGATGAATATGCCGACTATGGCAACAATGGCCTGCCGCAACCCAATGACAGTTCTTTTGTAATGCTCCTCGATGAGCTGCGGAAACTGATGCCGACCAAGATCATCTCGTTTTATTACTATGGCCCGGCAGCTTCCCGTCTTTCCTGGGGCGGGAAAAAGGCAGGTGATTTTGTTAACTACAGCTGGAACGCCATCTATGGCTCGTATTCCGTGCCTAATGTGGCCGGACTGCCCAAGTCCAACCTCGGTCCTGCTGCGGTAGATATTCAGGCTACCAGTCAAAGTACAGCTAATTCGCTGGCCACACAAACCAAAAACAATGGTTATGGCGTGTACCTGTGGTACAATCTCACCAGTACCGATAAACATGTGTATTTCTCCGGTGTGTCCAACATCCTTTATGGCAGCAGCGTAACCTATACGCCCTGA